The Pseudophryne corroboree isolate aPseCor3 chromosome 10, aPseCor3.hap2, whole genome shotgun sequence DNA segment TGCACTATTGGGGTGGAAAATATTACTGTACCATTAGCGTGGTAAGTCAAATTGTTGTTTGGATTCTTAATGTGATGCAAGTAGCTTACAGCAACACACATACACAGCGCTGTACGTAACATACAGCAACACACATACACAGCGCTGTACGTAACATACAGCAACACACATACACAGCGCTGTACGTAACATACAGCAACACACATACACAGCGCTGTACGTAGCACAgagccacacacatacacagcgcTGTACGTAACACAgagccacacacatacacagcgcTGTACGTAACACATAGCCACACACGTACACAGCGCTGTACgtaacacacagccacacacatacacagcgcTGTACGTAGCACATAGCCACACACGTACACAGCGCTGTACGTAACACAtagccacacacatacacagcgcTGTACGTAACACAgagccacacacatacacagcgcTGTACGTAACACATAGCCACACACGTACACAGCGCTGTACGTAGCACACAGCAACACACGTACACAGCGCTGTACGTAACACACAGCCACACACGTACACAGCGCTGTACGTTGCACACAGCAACACACATACACAGCGCTGTACGTAACATACAGCCACACACGTACACAGCGCTGTACGTAACACAgagccacacacatacacagcgcTGTACGTAACACACAGCCACACACGTACACAGTGCTGTACGTAACACAgagccacacacatacacagcgcTGTACGTAACACATAGCCACACACGTACACAGCGCTGTACGCAGCACAGagccacacatatacacagtgctgtACGTAGCACAgagccacacacatacacagcgcTGTACGTAACATACAGCCACACACGTACACAGCGCTGTACGTAACACAgagccacacacatacacagcgcTGTACGTAACACACAGCCACACACGTACACAGTGCTGTACGTAACACAgagccacacacatacacagcgcTGTACGTAACACACAGCCACACACGTACACAGTGCTGTACGTAACACAGAGCCACACACGTACACAGGGTTGTACGTAACACACAGCCACACACGTACACAGCGCTGTACGTAGCACACAGCAACACACGTACACAGCGCTGTACGTAACACACAGCCACACACGTACACAGTGCTGTACGTAGCACACAGCAACATacgtacacagcgctgtatgtaacACACAGCCACACACGTACACAGCGCTGTACgtaacacacagccacacacagcgctgtacgtAGCATACAGCCACACACGTACACAGCCACACACGTACACAGCGCTGTACATAACACACAGCCACACACGTACACAGCGCTGTACGTAACATAGAGCTATGTCTTCCCTTGCTGTAGGTTGGTTCTGCGTTTCCGCAGCTTGGACTCCGCAGCCATTTGATCTGGATAATTACACCAGCGCTAACTGCCTGTGCCCTGCCACTGCCACTGGCGGGAAGTGTCTGCCTGGATTTTATTGCCCTGAGGGCTCCACCGAACCGATTTCCTGCCCCTCTGGGTCATACTGTGGTGATGCAGGTGGGTAATAAGAAGTGATtggaaatatatatgtatatactgtagtctGTGTGCTGCTGACATGTATAGCAGCATGCATATAACTGATTGCATATATCCATTGACGTATATATTCAcctttctctcttgctcctctgCAGCAGCTTTCCATGTTAGCAGGGTCTCCTCTGACACAACAGACACAAGGACCTGATcttctgctgtgtgttttcgctcagcgggcgattAGCTAttaactgcgtatgcaccacaatgcgcgcgCGCGTCGACAAACAAcagcaggcatcgccggtcagcaacaggctggtgcgaaaattctaatcacacagccattcgcatgctgattgacaggaagcggagggCTTGGGGGTggtgactgaccgttttctgggagtgtcaggcaggcgttcccaagcgttccaatggagggtgtgtgacgtcagctccggcccggatcagcctgttctcatcacgctgtaggagtaagtcctgggctgcgcacacactgcacacactggtcagaaccattcactggtgagtgaggtgcgaacggatttgcagctgtcctctgactgagggatttttagcagcacggcgtacacatgcgatcgcacacttgcacggcgtatATACACTCACCTTGAGATACATTACCTGGGACTCTGTGCACAATTACTGTATGCCTATCTCTGCCTGGCACACTGATAATTACACACGTCACACATTAGGGGAAACCTCTCATTTTATTTTTAGGCATCAGTAATTGTAAAATGTTCCTTTATACTGAGATACGTCACAGGAGCCCCATGCTGTTTCTGGGGACTAATTAAAGCTGTGTCGGTATCGCCGACATTGTAACGAGTAATCCTTTCCTGATACCGCAACCCCCAGAATCACAGCCATTTAACCTGCTGGTGGAAGTGTGACTTTGTCTtgctctgttccaggacttccAGCTCCGTCTGGTGAATGTGCTGCTGGATTTTTCTGTTCCGGTGGAGCCGAGACTCCCAAACCCACCGATACAGTGCACGGGGACATCTGCCCTCCCGGGACATTCTGCCGTAAGTAGTGCAGTGGTCAGTGGTGCTCCAGTTCCCCATGTCTCCAGTGCATTGTCCATCAGTGTATCCGTTTCTTTTACTTTCAGCGAATGGGTCTCATCATCCCCAGCTCTGCCCATCCGGCACCTTCTCTGCAGATTATAGCCTAGGCAGCGTCTCTGAGTGTAAGGCGTGCCCCACAGGATACTACTGCCAAGGTCCTGGCATCACCTCCCCCACAGGGCAGTGCCCAGAAGGTATGAGACAGGCAATGTATAGAGAGTACTAGCTGGAACCTGTTGCACAAATCTCTGTCCCCACATTCTTCTGCATCCTGTGGGGGGaactggagacactggggtatagcaAGGAAAGAACCTGGGCCTTTTACAATTAACCACTGTGATTTAGACTCCACCCCCTCTATACTACACCGATTGGCTGCCCCAGACTTCAGCTACTAGTCAGTGCCCCGCGGAGACGTTTTCTCATCTTCTTTCCTACTACTAAATGTTACCATTACATTATATTGCTTGGCGTTGGCATAAATGTGGTCTCCATTCGCAGGGTATTATTGCCCGGAAGGACAGATTCTGGCCCATAGCCTGCCATGTCCTCGAGGGCACCGCTGTCCAGGAGGAAGCTCAGAACCTATCCCGTGCCAGTCTGGATCCTACCAGGACGAGGAGAGACGGGCTTCGTGCCGCACCTGTGAGGCAGGTGTGTGGTCTGCGCGCTGGCAGAGGGCTGCGTTGTTCTGCGATGGGTGCAATACTGATAGCATTGGACTTAGTGGAATGTGTTTTATACACCACAAATAGATTTGATATTAGG contains these protein-coding regions:
- the LOC134965398 gene encoding scavenger receptor class F member 1-like, whose amino-acid sequence is MESQCTPCPAGHYCSAASLTAPSGLCLAGYYCTIGIARPAPAGEAFTGDGGGCPQGHYCPAGSPYPYACPSGTYNNLTHRQDCLPCPAGHYCAENTSDYNAFPCPAGFYCPEGTKHSAQFPCPRGYYNPDPRTHSLDSCLPCTPGHYCGVEGLNTVSGECDPGWFCVSAAWTPQPFDLDNYTSANCLCPATATGGKCLPGFYCPEGSTEPISCPSGSYCGDAGLPAPSGECAAGFFCSGGAETPKPTDTVHGDICPPGTFCPNGSHHPQLCPSGTFSADYSLGSVSECKACPTGYYCQGPGITSPTGQCPEGYYCPEGQILAHSLPCPRGHRCPGGSSEPIPCQSGSYQDEERRASCRTCEAGRSNRTE